The Lachnospiraceae bacterium oral taxon 500 genome window below encodes:
- the pepF gene encoding oligoendopeptidase F: MKKILTRKETPIEQTWDLSVLYASTQAFEEAKSNLKNTVTDFKHRYESWLSNPVTINACLGEYRAILKQISDIAHYAELGLSVDQTNSEQIAQYQKTGSFLAEIEAQLSFIETEILGQTEETLTEAAKDAEHGLYLSRLLKKKAHILSKDAEAAISGLGTALSVPYQMYDTVKFGDIHFKDIEYKGKVYPLTYNTFEGHLELEPDTKLRRKAFRRFSKGLAKYQHTTAGLYNAQVRKEKTLATLRGYDSVFDYLLDKQEVSRELYDRQIDVIMAELAPHMRRYAGLLQKAHGLKKMTYADLKIDLDPSYAPNITYSQAKEYILNGLSVLGSDYNKMLRAAFDDRWIDYAENQGKSTGAFCASPYGHTSFILLSFNQKMNEVMTLAHELGHAGHFQLANSHQNILNAECSLYFVESPSTTNEIIMENYLLKHAKDDRMKRWVLSQMISKTYYHNFVTHLLEAAYQREVYKIIDQGGSVQADTLNSIYKKVLSDFWGDSVELTPGAELTWMRQPHYYMGLYSYTYSAGLTIGTQVARKILDQPEVAENWLKALSMGGSKTFSELAQMAGVDISTDAPLRDTIAYIGLLIDEMERLTKKLEK; the protein is encoded by the coding sequence ATGAAAAAAATTTTAACCCGCAAAGAAACACCCATTGAGCAGACTTGGGATTTATCTGTTCTTTATGCCAGTACGCAGGCCTTTGAAGAGGCAAAAAGCAATTTGAAAAATACGGTCACTGATTTTAAGCACCGCTATGAGAGCTGGCTGTCCAATCCGGTCACGATTAACGCCTGCCTTGGCGAATACCGGGCAATCTTAAAGCAGATTTCCGACATTGCCCATTACGCAGAACTGGGCTTATCTGTCGATCAAACCAATAGCGAACAAATTGCTCAGTATCAAAAAACCGGCAGCTTTTTAGCGGAAATCGAAGCGCAGCTGAGTTTTATTGAAACCGAGATTTTAGGCCAGACCGAGGAAACCTTGACGGAGGCAGCCAAAGACGCAGAACATGGCCTTTATTTAAGCCGGCTTTTAAAGAAAAAAGCCCATATTTTAAGCAAGGACGCCGAAGCTGCTATCAGCGGGCTGGGCACGGCTCTGTCGGTTCCTTATCAAATGTATGATACGGTTAAGTTCGGTGATATTCACTTTAAGGATATTGAATATAAGGGCAAGGTTTACCCCCTGACCTACAATACTTTCGAGGGACATTTGGAATTGGAGCCGGATACAAAACTGCGGCGCAAGGCGTTCCGCCGTTTTTCCAAGGGTTTAGCTAAATATCAGCATACCACTGCCGGCCTTTATAATGCTCAGGTCAGAAAGGAAAAGACGCTGGCCACGCTCCGCGGCTATGACAGCGTGTTTGATTATCTGCTGGATAAACAGGAAGTCAGCCGTGAGCTGTATGACCGGCAAATTGATGTGATTATGGCGGAATTAGCGCCCCATATGCGCCGCTATGCCGGGCTTCTGCAAAAAGCGCATGGCCTGAAAAAAATGACCTATGCCGATTTAAAGATTGATTTAGACCCCAGCTACGCTCCGAACATAACTTACAGTCAGGCGAAGGAATACATTTTAAACGGCTTATCGGTACTGGGAAGCGATTATAATAAAATGCTGCGGGCCGCTTTTGACGACCGCTGGATTGACTACGCCGAAAATCAGGGCAAAAGCACCGGCGCTTTCTGCGCCAGCCCCTACGGCCATACATCCTTTATCCTGCTCAGCTTTAATCAAAAAATGAATGAAGTCATGACATTGGCGCATGAGTTGGGCCATGCCGGTCATTTTCAATTGGCCAACTCGCATCAAAATATTTTAAACGCCGAGTGTTCGCTTTATTTCGTTGAGTCGCCCTCGACCACCAATGAAATTATTATGGAAAACTATCTGCTCAAACACGCCAAAGACGACAGAATGAAGCGCTGGGTGCTGTCGCAGATGATTTCCAAAACCTATTATCATAACTTTGTTACTCATTTGCTGGAAGCGGCTTATCAGCGGGAAGTTTATAAAATTATCGACCAGGGCGGCTCGGTTCAGGCTGATACCTTAAACTCTATTTATAAAAAGGTGCTGTCCGACTTCTGGGGTGACAGTGTTGAGTTGACGCCGGGCGCGGAACTGACCTGGATGCGCCAGCCCCATTATTATATGGGCTTATATTCTTACACCTATTCCGCCGGTTTAACCATCGGCACGCAGGTAGCACGCAAAATCCTGGATCAGCCGGAAGTCGCCGAAAATTGGCTGAAAGCCCTATCAATGGGCGGCAGCAAGACTTTCAGCGAACTGGCGCAAATGGCCGGCGTTGATATCTCAACCGATGCTCCGCTAAGGGACACGATTGCTTATATCGGCTTGCTGATCGACGAAATGGAGCGTCTGACCAAAAAGCTCGAAAAATAA
- a CDS encoding sugar isomerase has product MIDNSNGYLPLIIKLLNKIEEEQTGNIRAAAKLMADAIEADRLINVYGGGGHTTLPVGEMFFRAGGLCNINPCMETGLSVFNQAQKYLSLERCVNYGRAIMDYYNLQKEDVLIIFHNIGTNAATIDAAMEAKERGAKIIAVSSSEWQEKIPADYELRHPSRKNLFDLADVCIDDYNPLGDTVVKLDGFDTPIGPISNMTDFYIAHRLEIECAKECLTRGVEPPFWRSANVPGGDEFNRKNLDKYSPRIKML; this is encoded by the coding sequence ATGATTGACAATTCCAATGGCTACCTGCCACTTATTATCAAACTGTTAAACAAAATTGAAGAGGAACAGACAGGCAATATCCGTGCTGCCGCCAAGCTGATGGCGGATGCTATCGAAGCCGACAGACTTATAAATGTTTATGGCGGCGGCGGACATACTACACTTCCTGTAGGCGAAATGTTTTTCCGGGCCGGCGGGCTTTGCAACATCAATCCGTGCATGGAAACGGGACTTTCGGTATTTAATCAGGCGCAGAAATATCTCTCTCTTGAAAGATGCGTTAATTATGGCCGTGCGATTATGGATTATTACAATTTGCAAAAAGAGGATGTTTTGATAATTTTCCATAATATCGGGACAAATGCCGCAACGATAGATGCAGCCATGGAGGCCAAAGAGAGAGGGGCGAAGATAATAGCCGTATCTTCCTCCGAATGGCAGGAAAAAATTCCGGCTGACTATGAGTTGCGCCATCCTTCCCGCAAAAATTTGTTTGATTTGGCCGATGTCTGTATTGACGATTACAATCCGCTTGGCGATACCGTCGTAAAACTTGACGGCTTTGATACACCGATAGGTCCTATTTCCAATATGACGGACTTTTACATAGCCCACAGACTTGAAATTGAGTGTGCCAAAGAATGTCTGACCAGAGGCGTTGAACCTCCGTTCTGGCGCAGTGCAAATGTTCCGGGCGGTGATGAATTTAACAGGAAAAATCTGGACAAATACAGCCCGAGAATTAAGATGCTGTAA
- a CDS encoding DNA-binding response regulator: MYGVMVVEDEKIIRTGIVSIVERFGDGLYVKYECANGYEAWEKFQIEPPDIVITDIVMHKGMTGLELIEKIRESGSNVAIIILSGYSEFSYAQTAMRYNVQEYMLKPVNVKQFALVLEKIKAELDAAEGTKENGSQTVIGKNKIICKVKEYIRANLDHDLSLPTVAAKVNISVNYLSMLFKNETHQKYSDYITNLRIEKAKHLLSNSDFKIYEIAELCGYNSTKHFIDVFKKTMGVTPLQYKNRGSA, from the coding sequence ATGTACGGAGTGATGGTGGTTGAAGATGAAAAAATTATCCGAACAGGGATAGTAAGTATTGTTGAACGGTTTGGTGATGGGCTGTATGTGAAATACGAATGTGCAAATGGCTATGAGGCTTGGGAAAAGTTTCAGATAGAGCCGCCGGATATTGTCATAACGGATATTGTTATGCATAAGGGGATGACAGGGCTTGAATTGATTGAGAAAATACGCGAATCCGGCAGTAATGTTGCCATTATAATATTAAGCGGATATTCGGAATTTAGCTATGCTCAAACAGCAATGCGTTACAATGTTCAAGAATATATGTTGAAGCCTGTGAATGTCAAGCAATTTGCTTTAGTATTGGAAAAAATAAAGGCAGAGCTTGATGCGGCCGAAGGCACGAAGGAAAACGGTTCACAGACTGTCATAGGAAAAAATAAAATCATATGCAAAGTGAAAGAGTATATAAGAGCCAATCTTGACCATGATCTGAGCTTGCCGACAGTTGCGGCCAAGGTCAATATAAGTGTCAACTATCTCTCGATGCTGTTTAAAAATGAAACCCATCAAAAATATTCCGATTATATTACAAACCTGCGTATAGAAAAGGCAAAGCATCTATTGTCAAATTCCGATTTCAAGATATATGAAATTGCGGAGTTGTGCGGTTATAACAGTACCAAGCATTTTATAGACGTATTCAAAAAAACAATGGGAGTGACACCGCTGCAGTATAAGAACAGGGGCTCGGCCTGA
- a CDS encoding thioredoxin: MDSQKMNDGEMAADFTLKDKDDNEFSLASVKGKKVYVKFWASWCSICLAGLEELNTLAGKDNDVEIVTVVSPGVRGEKSKEEFIKWFDTLGYSNIRVLFDEGAQVGDAYGVRAYPTSAFIGSDGVLAKLLPGHAGSEEIEKILAEIK, from the coding sequence ATGGACAGTCAAAAAATGAATGACGGTGAAATGGCTGCTGATTTTACTCTTAAGGATAAGGACGACAATGAGTTTTCTTTGGCAAGCGTTAAGGGCAAAAAAGTTTATGTCAAGTTTTGGGCTTCGTGGTGCTCGATTTGTCTGGCTGGTTTAGAAGAACTAAATACCTTGGCAGGGAAAGACAATGACGTTGAGATTGTGACCGTTGTATCGCCGGGAGTACGCGGCGAAAAAAGCAAAGAGGAGTTCATAAAGTGGTTTGATACCTTGGGTTATTCCAATATCAGGGTACTGTTTGACGAGGGCGCACAGGTAGGCGATGCTTATGGTGTGCGGGCTTATCCGACTTCGGCTTTTATTGGCTCGGACGGTGTGCTGGCAAAACTTTTACCGGGGCATGCCGGCAGTGAGGAAATCGAAAAGATTTTAGCGGAGATAAAATAA
- a CDS encoding peptide-methionine (R)-S-oxide reductase gives MKLFKIAAAGIVLALSITACAAAGGSQDAMNKQPMAQTHEKQDKQKEEQKTAMEKPDYSKVKLKEIYLAGGCFWGIEAYMERIYGVADAVSGYANGHTPNPKYEDLLYNNSGHAETVQVKYDPERISLQALLTYYMKVVDPTSINQQGNDRGLQYRTGIYYTDPAEEKVIRQFLAEQQKKYDKPIQIENLPLDNFTKAEEYHQDYLQKNPNGYCHIDLNKAKEIVIDPAKYPKPSAQELREKLTEAQYAVTQQNDTERAFSNEYWDNKEAGLYVDVATGEPLFASTDKYDSGCGWPSFTKPISKDVLTYREDKSYNMIRTEVRSRTGDSHLGHVFEDGPKEAGGLRYCINSASIRFIPKAEMKAQGYEYLLPLIK, from the coding sequence ATGAAATTATTTAAAATAGCGGCGGCCGGTATAGTCTTGGCGCTAAGTATTACCGCCTGCGCGGCGGCCGGTGGCAGTCAAGATGCAATGAATAAGCAGCCGATGGCTCAAACCCATGAAAAACAGGACAAACAAAAGGAGGAACAAAAAACAGCAATGGAAAAACCGGATTATTCTAAAGTGAAGTTAAAAGAAATTTATTTAGCAGGCGGCTGCTTTTGGGGAATAGAAGCCTATATGGAAAGAATTTACGGCGTGGCGGACGCAGTCAGCGGTTATGCCAATGGCCATACGCCCAATCCCAAATACGAGGATCTGCTCTATAACAACAGCGGCCATGCCGAAACCGTACAGGTTAAATACGACCCGGAAAGAATCAGTTTACAGGCTTTGCTTACCTATTATATGAAAGTGGTTGATCCCACCAGTATCAATCAGCAGGGAAATGACAGAGGGCTGCAATACCGGACAGGCATTTATTATACCGACCCGGCCGAGGAAAAAGTCATTCGCCAGTTTTTGGCTGAGCAGCAAAAAAAGTACGATAAACCAATCCAAATCGAAAACCTGCCGCTGGATAACTTTACCAAAGCGGAGGAATATCATCAGGATTATCTGCAAAAAAATCCAAACGGCTATTGTCATATTGATTTAAACAAAGCCAAAGAAATCGTGATTGATCCGGCCAAATACCCCAAACCGTCGGCTCAGGAACTGCGCGAAAAGCTGACCGAAGCTCAGTATGCGGTAACGCAGCAAAACGATACCGAGCGGGCGTTCTCCAACGAATACTGGGATAATAAGGAAGCTGGACTTTATGTTGACGTGGCGACCGGCGAACCGCTTTTTGCTTCGACAGATAAATATGACTCCGGCTGCGGCTGGCCGAGTTTTACTAAGCCAATTAGTAAAGACGTCTTGACATATCGGGAAGATAAAAGCTATAATATGATTAGAACTGAAGTCAGAAGCCGGACGGGCGACTCGCATCTTGGTCATGTCTTTGAAGATGGGCCGAAAGAAGCGGGCGGGCTGCGCTATTGCATTAACAGTGCCTCCATTCGCTTTATTCCGAAAGCAGAAATGAAAGCGCAGGGCTATGAATATTTGCTGCCGCTGATAAAATAA
- a CDS encoding sensor histidine kinase → MSTILLPSLKKLGALRPNSTGREFKPMKTMKIKRFFSKINVQIAVSFLAISWLCVLLVSAIAYYSASQMILGNIRKQTEDSVFQASNYISAYLEKIKALSDLIAMNAETKEALKNADSKAIETLAGMVNISAKGDPRIQTIAVISKNGFAITSNSNMAIPLSDNMMEESWYKAAVSSNQMPAITSIRHGDFTMDKASWVISISHEIVDEKKEHLGVVLIDIGYQFIEDYIAALNLGATGYAYILDSRNQVLYHPDESILMDQMKADELRQLSDESASGSQIIIKNQIPHSDWRLIGISSMENVSRLKNRFIKTILAVNLSLVLMSVIVSFALSNKLTKPIFELQKAMQEMDEKWGHLTVGRRSSLEIKALAREYNALLDRIKRLTEDIARQENAKRIFELKALQSQINPHFLYNTLDTILWLAEFGENDKVVAVSKALGEMLRVSLNINQTMVPLALELAHTENYLKIQQQRYIDKISYQISGEAKLLTAVVPKLILQPIVENSIYHGIRPSKEAGQIAICYEKEGADLKITVTDNGVGCHPEKGAKEPGLIKTKLGGVGMKNVDQRIKLLCGGEYGITIQNHPSGGTMVIYRLKLIKAEEQIE, encoded by the coding sequence ATGTCAACTATTTTATTACCAAGTTTAAAAAAACTTGGAGCATTACGCCCAAACAGTACCGGCAGGGAATTCAAGCCAATGAAAACAATGAAAATTAAGCGTTTTTTTTCTAAAATCAATGTTCAGATTGCCGTTTCCTTTTTGGCAATCTCATGGCTGTGCGTTTTGCTGGTGTCGGCGATTGCGTATTATTCAGCCAGCCAGATGATACTGGGCAATATCAGAAAGCAAACCGAAGATTCGGTTTTTCAGGCCAGTAATTATATTTCCGCCTATTTGGAAAAAATTAAAGCCCTAAGCGACCTTATTGCTATGAACGCGGAAACCAAAGAAGCACTGAAAAATGCCGATAGCAAGGCGATTGAAACATTGGCCGGAATGGTTAATATTTCAGCTAAGGGCGATCCGCGGATTCAAACGATTGCTGTTATTTCCAAAAACGGCTTTGCCATCACCAGCAACAGCAATATGGCGATTCCGCTGTCCGATAATATGATGGAGGAAAGCTGGTACAAGGCGGCGGTTTCTTCTAATCAAATGCCGGCCATCACTTCCATCCGGCACGGCGATTTTACAATGGATAAAGCCAGCTGGGTTATTTCCATCAGCCATGAAATCGTCGATGAAAAGAAAGAACACTTGGGTGTTGTCCTGATTGATATCGGTTATCAGTTTATTGAAGATTATATTGCGGCGCTGAACTTGGGAGCGACCGGGTACGCCTATATTTTAGATTCACGCAATCAAGTGTTGTATCATCCCGATGAAAGTATTTTAATGGATCAGATGAAAGCCGATGAACTTCGCCAGCTTTCCGATGAAAGCGCCAGCGGCAGTCAAATCATTATTAAAAATCAAATTCCTCATTCCGATTGGCGGTTAATCGGTATTTCTTCTATGGAAAATGTCAGTCGGCTAAAGAACCGTTTTATTAAAACCATTTTGGCAGTCAATTTGTCCTTGGTACTGATGAGTGTGATTGTCAGCTTTGCCCTTTCCAATAAGCTGACCAAGCCGATTTTTGAGCTGCAAAAGGCGATGCAGGAAATGGACGAGAAATGGGGACATTTAACGGTCGGTCGGCGCAGTTCCTTAGAAATAAAAGCACTGGCCAGGGAATACAACGCCCTGCTTGATCGGATTAAACGGCTGACGGAAGATATCGCCCGGCAGGAAAACGCCAAGCGCATTTTTGAATTGAAAGCACTGCAAAGCCAAATCAATCCGCATTTTTTATATAATACTTTAGATACGATTTTGTGGCTGGCGGAGTTTGGGGAAAATGACAAGGTGGTTGCAGTCAGCAAGGCACTGGGCGAAATGCTGCGGGTATCGTTAAATATCAATCAAACAATGGTGCCCTTAGCGCTGGAGTTGGCGCATACCGAAAATTATCTGAAAATCCAGCAGCAGCGGTATATTGATAAAATCAGCTATCAAATCAGCGGAGAAGCCAAACTCCTGACGGCAGTCGTGCCGAAGCTGATTTTGCAGCCGATTGTCGAAAACTCGATTTATCACGGAATTCGGCCGTCCAAAGAAGCAGGTCAGATTGCTATTTGCTATGAAAAAGAGGGAGCGGATTTAAAAATCACGGTAACGGATAACGGCGTTGGCTGTCATCCCGAAAAAGGCGCCAAGGAGCCAGGCCTGATCAAGACTAAATTAGGCGGTGTCGGCATGAAAAATGTTGATCAGCGGATAAAGCTTTTATGTGGCGGTGAATATGGCATAACCATTCAAAACCATCCGTCCGGCGGAACAATGGTAATTTACCGGCTAAAGTTAATCAAAGCGGAAGAACAGATAGAATAG
- a CDS encoding phosphoglycolate phosphatase — protein MKYQHILFDLDGTLTDSAEGITKSTAYALQHFNIEVDDLKSLEKFIGPKLQDSFMEFYDFTEEQAERAAELFQERFARIGKFENKLYPGMEELLQKLTASGRKLYVATSKPVLFSKEILDYFSISQYFEDVSGAELDGSKSHKEEVIARILEQNEIEPSDGVIMVGDRKFDVVGAKANQIPVVGVLYGFGDREELTASGADRLAADLAELVQILLSE, from the coding sequence ATGAAATACCAACATATTTTATTTGACTTAGACGGTACGCTGACGGATTCGGCGGAAGGGATTACCAAATCAACCGCATACGCATTGCAGCATTTTAATATTGAGGTGGATGATCTAAAAAGCCTGGAAAAGTTTATCGGGCCGAAATTGCAGGACTCTTTTATGGAATTCTATGATTTTACCGAAGAACAGGCGGAGCGGGCGGCGGAGCTCTTTCAGGAGCGGTTCGCCCGAATCGGCAAGTTTGAAAATAAGCTGTATCCCGGGATGGAGGAGCTTTTGCAAAAGCTGACAGCCAGCGGCCGAAAGCTTTATGTGGCGACTTCCAAGCCGGTACTTTTTTCGAAAGAAATTTTGGATTATTTTTCAATCAGCCAGTATTTTGAGGATGTTTCCGGGGCGGAACTGGACGGCAGCAAAAGCCATAAAGAGGAAGTGATTGCCCGTATTTTGGAGCAAAATGAGATTGAGCCGTCCGACGGGGTGATTATGGTCGGCGACCGTAAGTTTGATGTCGTCGGTGCCAAAGCCAATCAAATTCCGGTGGTGGGTGTCCTTTACGGCTTTGGCGACCGGGAGGAGTTGACAGCAAGCGGAGCAGACCGGCTGGCCGCGGATTTGGCGGAGTTAGTTCAAATATTGCTTAGCGAGTAA
- a CDS encoding PadR family transcriptional regulator → MNTQFKKGVLEICVLSYLAEKDFYGYELVESISVNIAMSEGTIYPLLRRFSNDGLVETYLKESQTGPPRKYYRLTERGKYYYQEQLDDWQSFSESVNKILRRQV, encoded by the coding sequence ATGAATACGCAATTTAAAAAAGGAGTTTTGGAGATTTGCGTACTTTCTTATCTGGCGGAAAAGGACTTCTACGGCTATGAACTGGTTGAGTCAATCTCGGTTAATATCGCGATGTCCGAAGGCACGATTTATCCGCTGCTGCGCCGGTTCAGCAATGACGGCTTAGTGGAAACTTATTTAAAGGAATCGCAGACCGGTCCGCCCAGAAAGTACTATCGTTTAACGGAACGGGGAAAATATTATTATCAGGAACAGTTAGATGACTGGCAAAGCTTTTCGGAAAGTGTCAATAAAATTTTGAGGAGACAGGTATGA
- a CDS encoding sugar ABC transporter ATP-binding protein: MRTKKALRIKYIIMTIVSLIVILPYLWMLSTSLKTPSKIFVSPPQWIPDPVRFENFIDLFTNGSYGLYLWNSFKVAFLTTVGTVIVSTLAGYALAKIKFPGRNFFFILFLSAMMLPVEVITIPTFLGLAKFNLTNSHFALIVPQIFGMGGAFGVFMMRQYFITVPNELVDAGKIDGCDQFGIFIKIILPMASSTIASLVIYTFFNSWNDYFLPLIYLSDSKKYTSTLALSLFADEVGVSWNLVMAASLISTLPLLIVFFGAQKKFIESMAMSGIK; the protein is encoded by the coding sequence ATGAGAACTAAAAAAGCGCTGCGAATAAAATATATAATAATGACTATCGTATCGTTGATTGTGATTCTTCCATATCTTTGGATGTTATCCACTTCGCTCAAGACACCGTCAAAAATCTTTGTCTCTCCGCCGCAGTGGATACCTGATCCGGTACGTTTTGAGAACTTTATTGACCTTTTCACAAACGGCAGTTATGGACTTTATCTCTGGAACAGTTTTAAAGTTGCTTTCCTTACAACAGTCGGTACGGTTATTGTTTCCACACTGGCAGGCTATGCACTGGCCAAAATAAAGTTTCCGGGAAGAAATTTCTTTTTTATTCTCTTTCTCTCGGCAATGATGCTGCCCGTGGAGGTTATTACGATACCTACCTTTCTGGGACTTGCCAAGTTTAATCTTACAAACTCGCACTTTGCACTGATTGTACCGCAGATTTTCGGTATGGGAGGAGCTTTCGGCGTATTTATGATGAGACAGTACTTCATCACTGTGCCGAATGAACTTGTGGATGCAGGCAAGATAGACGGCTGTGACCAGTTCGGAATTTTTATAAAGATAATTCTGCCGATGGCATCATCCACGATAGCATCGTTGGTGATATACACCTTTTTTAATTCGTGGAATGATTATTTTCTGCCGCTTATATACCTTTCCGACTCGAAAAAATATACATCTACACTTGCGCTGTCGCTCTTTGCCGATGAGGTTGGAGTGAGCTGGAACCTTGTTATGGCGGCTTCGCTGATCAGTACTTTGCCTCTTTTGATAGTTTTTTTCGGCGCACAGAAAAAGTTTATCGAAAGTATGGCTATGTCCGGCATAAAGTAA
- a CDS encoding sugar ABC transporter permease: MRLKKETKIKKKTSTLERRDYIYGFIFILPMLIGFIIFVLAPIMTTFYLSLCKFSLLRGRVWCGLENYIKIFTSDKIFIDSVLNTLEFTVLLIPTNLVLCLAVAILLYRNIKGIGFFRTMIFTPYVTNIVSWALIWKFMLQNDGGFINMVLNMFGLEGTNWLYTGSLAIPIVVLVTLLKGFGMNTIIFIGALQEVPDMYYEAAAIDGATKWQQFRKITLPMISPTIFLIIIITMIGSLKVFSQVKVLTNGGPGTASYVMVYYIYQKAFKMNEFGYGSALSVILFIAILGLTLLQWNLRKKWVHYEN; encoded by the coding sequence ATGAGATTAAAAAAAGAAACAAAAATCAAAAAGAAGACGAGTACACTTGAACGACGTGATTATATTTACGGTTTTATCTTTATTCTGCCTATGCTCATCGGCTTTATTATATTTGTGCTGGCGCCGATTATGACAACATTCTACTTGAGCCTATGTAAGTTTTCTTTGCTTCGTGGCCGTGTCTGGTGCGGACTTGAGAATTACATAAAAATATTTACGTCGGATAAAATTTTTATAGACTCGGTTTTAAATACACTTGAATTTACAGTTTTACTTATACCGACAAACCTTGTCTTGTGTCTGGCAGTTGCCATATTGCTTTATCGGAACATAAAAGGAATCGGTTTTTTCCGTACCATGATTTTTACCCCATACGTTACCAATATAGTATCATGGGCACTTATCTGGAAATTTATGCTGCAGAACGATGGCGGATTTATCAACATGGTATTGAATATGTTCGGTCTTGAAGGGACAAATTGGCTGTACACCGGAAGCCTTGCTATTCCGATTGTTGTGCTGGTGACACTGTTAAAAGGCTTTGGCATGAATACGATTATCTTTATCGGAGCACTTCAGGAAGTTCCGGATATGTACTATGAGGCGGCGGCGATTGATGGCGCTACCAAATGGCAGCAATTTAGGAAAATTACTCTGCCGATGATATCTCCGACAATTTTTCTGATTATTATTATTACTATGATAGGCTCGTTAAAAGTTTTTTCACAGGTTAAAGTTCTGACTAACGGAGGTCCGGGAACAGCAAGTTACGTGATGGTATATTACATTTATCAGAAGGCATTTAAAATGAATGAATTCGGGTACGGTTCCGCCTTATCGGTAATTCTTTTTATCGCTATACTGGGGCTGACGCTGCTTCAGTGGAATCTGAGAAAGAAGTGGGTACATTATGAGAACTAA
- a CDS encoding DNA-binding response regulator gives MYKLLIVDDEPLIRRGIRSLANLSNTGISEILEAESGREALAAVKEAAPDIVLMDINMPEMDGLTAAAQIKEQSPDIFVIILTGYDYFEYAQTAIRARVDDYILKPISKADIEMVLRKTTGLLNERGKKAEYQKILQSTEMVSDSEKRENANLPADFPSIAGVVSEYLKANIFSPELSLAKMADDIGFNSSYLSVMVKQIFGVPFQDYVNKKRMEKAKLLLLSTTMKNYEVAEAVGIEDVNYFITKFKKTWSITPKQYRQGIQANENNEN, from the coding sequence ATGTATAAACTGCTGATTGTAGATGATGAACCATTGATTCGGCGAGGGATTCGTTCCCTCGCCAATTTGTCGAATACCGGTATTTCTGAAATTTTAGAAGCCGAAAGCGGGCGGGAAGCGCTGGCAGCGGTTAAGGAAGCAGCGCCAGATATTGTACTGATGGATATCAATATGCCGGAAATGGACGGACTGACGGCAGCAGCGCAAATCAAGGAACAATCGCCGGACATTTTTGTTATTATTTTAACAGGCTATGATTATTTTGAATATGCACAGACGGCCATTCGGGCAAGGGTGGACGATTATATTTTAAAACCGATTTCCAAAGCAGATATTGAGATGGTACTGCGCAAAACCACCGGACTGTTAAACGAGCGCGGCAAAAAAGCGGAATATCAAAAAATACTGCAAAGTACGGAAATGGTCTCCGATAGTGAAAAGAGAGAGAATGCCAATTTGCCAGCCGATTTTCCAAGCATAGCCGGTGTAGTCAGCGAATACTTAAAAGCAAATATTTTTTCGCCGGAGCTGTCGCTGGCGAAGATGGCGGACGATATCGGCTTTAACAGCAGCTATCTCAGCGTGATGGTCAAGCAGATTTTCGGCGTGCCTTTTCAGGATTATGTCAATAAAAAAAGAATGGAAAAAGCGAAGCTGCTGCTGCTTTCTACGACCATGAAAAATTATGAAGTTGCCGAAGCGGTTGGAATTGAAGATGTCAACTATTTTATTACCAAGTTTAAAAAAACTTGGAGCATTACGCCCAAACAGTACCGGCAGGGAATTCAAGCCAATGAAAACAATGAAAATTAA